A segment of the Spiroplasma helicoides genome:
GATTTCGCGCCATTATTACAATATGGCTTTTTTTGCTTTTTAAGCCTGGCAGTAATTCATAAATCATATTTCTAATCTGTCTTTTTACTTTATTTCTAATAACAGCATTACCTAATTTTTTACCTACAGATATCCCGTACTTAAACTGATTACTTTCATTTAAAATTAAATAAACAACAAAAGATCTGCTTTTAATAAAAGTTTTTTTGCATATAATTTTTTG
Coding sequences within it:
- the rnpA gene encoding ribonuclease P protein component, which codes for MKNENIIKKNHHFQKIICKKTFIKSRSFVVYLILNESNQFKYGISVGKKLGNAVIRNKVKRQIRNMIYELLPGLKSKKSHIVIMARNQFLNKDYSYNFNELSELLKTIK